The segment AACCTAAAAGTAACACAGTCCTACATACATGAATTATCATGTATACTTTCTTCCAAAGTCTCTGGTACCTTTTTGCTTTTCCAGTCTGGTATAATAACAATGTTGTAAATTGGTTTTTCTTCTTCCTTTACCACAACTCTGAAACCCCTCCCCTTTCACTCATGGGCAGACACAGTCACAAACATTTTAACAGCAGTTGGAAGTCTGTACTGAGAGGCAgtaagagtgtgtgtctgtgaatgtgtgtgtgactgatttTGTGTAGATAGACAGTGCTGGACAGGTTACTCATCTATATGCCTCAGCACTCACACATCCTCGAATCATCTCACACCTTGATGTGCAGCAGGACCTGTTTGCGATATGGGTTGAAGTCGTCTGGAACAGTGTCTAATAAACAACAGATACATGAAGCAGAACATACAAGTAAATTAGTTCACTAGCATTATGTTGTTCAATACAAGTATCGTTAGTGGTTAGTAGCAATGTGAAGAACGGAGTCTTACCGTTGCAGCGGTAGCGCAGGTTGGACCAGATGATGTTCTCTTGGGAGAAACAGAAGACCCCCAGTCGTCCGCCTCTCATGGTAGTGTCAATCACCACGCCAGAGTCAGCCACAATCTCCGTCCCCTCATATAACTTCACCCTGCCACAGAGCGCGGGACAATGCACAAATCAGGGGACTTTTACATTCCCTTGTCATTTATAGCCATGTTCCCTTTGGTAATTATCAAAATGAAAGTCATCCACACTGTCTTTATTTATACCACTGtcacatacccataacatgtgaTTGTTGTGGGTAGCTGTAGTAGTTGGCATATGGTCATATAAGAGATTAGTCAAATGAAGTGCCACCAAACTAAAACCCAGTGGCAAGTAACCACAGAACTCAAAATGGGTTATTTGGatgaacagagaaagagacacagagagagcaggcCCAGCCCCTGTCGCAGCCGCTGCCTGAGTGAGTGCAGTGCATCGCTGCAGTGCTCCATTGACTCCTCTGCACAGCATACAAAGCAGGTGTCTCTCTGTTTGGGTCTGAATAGGGCCTCCCTGCCTCTAAAaagacctgtctctctctctccactctcccctcaCTGCACCCCACTGGAGTGACCCCCCCTCCACAAACTCCACCCCCGCCAACTCTCCTTTTCTCTGGCAACTTTTTTTTATAATGGgcagtggcatgtattcatggatgccaagggaagctaagcttcccccaaaaaatggaccccaaaaaatatatacaaaataatgtatcttttgcctctctgtgtttcataaatttccttcaattcgcaacaggctgaatgtatctcatctGATCTAACGTAACAGTGCCCCCCTGTCTCAGTATGTGCAGcatatctatctgatgctgtctagtCAGAAAGAGTATGAAATTGTTGCTGCCCATAGCAGGGAAGCCAGAAAGCATTTGGTCtccatttaatttttttttttttaaataacagccAATCGGTGTTGAGCTAAACTGCGTGAGCTCAACATTGAATGGTCCTGGAGCACCAAAAAAAAAGGTGTCAAGGGAAGGCAGTTTGGATTTAGCTTTAGACTAATCACATCACAAGCCAAACATAATTATTGACAGAAAAAAacatgaattgttgcatctcCTTGTGTTGTTATCTTCCGGTGGCTAGCTTGCTAAAAttggccctttcctaaattagcaatggatggagatagggatttggacttgtggttttacttaattctccatactggccaatgattataatggcgattctgatccaaccataaattcatacattgtgccccggGTAGTATGCTGGCCTGGCgcatcgttgcccatgaaaggtaGTTAGGCTAACAAGCAAGCATTTTAatcaggtagcctaggacaacaaaaagtGTGTACTATATGACAGAGTCATAAGCCgtttaggcaacatgaaagaggaggatggcattggcatttctctacaagtagggtgagtcaacatgtttttctacttatccgcacgcaaacacacactaatacacacaaacacacagaaatcagttacatggacagccacatcatatttagcttacgttgattgaacTAAATcgttttggtatcttttagttgtcactgtattagactaagcataggtgattagatgatgttgaaatggtgctggaatagcggAGGTAGCTCCTGTTTCTTTGCAACTTGCGGAAACTTTCCGTGGTTCTAAATCCATAAACATTAACCtgtttgaccatgctgtaggtcatgtaactgtttgttacatgcaatatgttttgtggacttcaccggacagatgttgctctccagttttgtaatgaaacaaatatgtcgttgaatttattctgccactgtgtcttcttattgtatATATATCACAGTGTCAAGACAGGCTATAGAGCAAATaaagcaattatcacaacacataggttatATAATGTCTTTTTgttctggcttggcttccccggtgattttacccacgcatcTCTACTGATAATGGGCTAGAAATGTAAGGGTTTTGAGAGATGCTCAGACACAGGTATTGGTTCAAATTAATGTGTCTTTTGAAAATGTCTAGCTGATGCTTTGTTGAGCACAATGTGGTATTTATGCCACCCAATAAAGCTGGTTTCTTAAACTATTTGCATAAGCAATATGTTCCTCGGACATGACGTCTGATTCAAGATATTCTCTTTCACTCTTAGAATTTGACAATCTGCTTGAGATTTTTCCTTATTCTGCTATGTGAGTCTGCCTCTAGTCAGACTCCCTCACACTTGTTTAtctttctgtttctttctctgtctttgatactctccctgctctctccctctctcgctttctcccctcacccccccttctttctctctctcgctctctctctgtctctctcagacccCCCACTCTACAGTAGTTTCCTCTGGATCTGCATATGAACGGGCGCTCAGCAAATTCTTGCCAAGGATTTGGTTGACATGGCAACGGGGACAATAGAGGGCTAGGGGGCCCAGTCTCTCTGTAAAAGTCACAAAGAGGTTTAGGAGGGAAAAATATGGAGTATATATTGGTGAATAGCCACCCAGTCCACCAAACTGCCACCAGCcatctttctttttctttttttatcatCCAAGCCAAGGCAGTGTAAACTCCCTCTAGTGGTCAACAGTGGTCACACAGACGTGTACCACAACAGTGTCCTGTTCAGTGAGGATGAGCTCAGCTTCAAGTTCAAAGCCATCGAACCCATCTGCCCCCGAGTAAGTAAAAAACAATGGAATTCTGATACATAGTTAAGCAGGTACTAAATGACTTCAGATCATAAAATCTATTGACAATAAAACAGTTACTGAACATCTGATACAAATAGAAAGTAGtagattaaaataaaataaaaagaataaAGAactaagagagaaagaggggtgtgGCCTACCTGATGTATCCCACCTGGGGCCTGTGGCTGAGCTGCCAGCGGTAAGACGTCTTGTCTCTCCAGCCCACATTCCGTGGGTCCGACCACAGCAGCTTCACCTCCTCGTTGGTGTCCCCTGTGTGCCACAGGGCATTACGCAGGTACTCACCAGGCCCTGTACGGGACTTCACTGCCTGGAgggggacaagagagagagagttttttgCATATTCTGAACCCTGTAGTAGATACTTTTTCCATTATTATATTTCACTGGATAACAATCAAAGGTTTTTACAATGTCTCTCTACCACAACATGCtttgaaaactgttgtactgtttaaagaagcaataaaactggccttctttagactagttgagtatcgtgagcatcagcatttgtgggttcgattacaggctcaaaatgtccagaaacaaagaactttcttctgaaactcatcagtctattcctgttatgagaaatgaaggctattccatgcgagaaaatgacaagaaactgaagatctcgtacaacgctgtgtactactcccttcatagaacagcgcaagctggctctaaccagaatagaaaaaggagtgggaAGCCCCagtacacaactgagcaagaggacaagtacattagagtgtctagtttgagaaacagacgcctcacaagtcctcaactggcagcttcattaaatagtacccacaaaacaccagtctcaacgtcaacagtgaagtggctgctccgggatgctgaccttctagccttcatttctcagaacaagaatagactgacgagtttcagaagaaagatatttgtttctggacactttgagcctgtaatcgaacccacaaatgctgatgctccagatactcaactagactAAAGAAGGCaaggttttattgcttctttaatcagaacaacagttttcagctgtgctaaaataattgcaaaagggttttctaatgatcaattagccttttaaaatgataaacttggattagctaacacaacatgccattggaaaacaggagtgatggttgctgataatgggcctctgtacgcctatgtagatattccattaaaaaatcagcagtttccagctacaatagtcatttacaacattaacatgtctacactgtatttctgatcaatttgatgttattttactggacaaaacatttgcttttctttcaaaaacaaggacatttcaaagtgaccccaaacttttgaatggggGTGTATATCCAACAGCAGAGTCTGTCTGAAGGTGATTCTCAGGAAGTGTCCCGATTCAGCCAAGTTTCTTATCAGTAGCACCACCTATAGGCTGCTGTGTTTGTGTCCCATCACTCACTTTGAGCTGCAGGCCAGGTTGGGCCATGGCCCTGAAGGGTGTCGACTGCCAGTAGGTCTGCTCTGTCTGTTTCCACATCACCACGTAGAAGGAAGAGGAGTCCTGGTAGCCGAAGATGAAGCCTGCATAGTCGTCATCCGTCACCGTGTTGATGTGAAAGGTGCCCTCAAAGTCCACCCCATTGAACGCTGTGTAGCCTTGGGGAGGTTATTGCGTTGAGTCAGGTCAATTCAGTTCATTGGAAtttaaaaatatacagtaccagtcaaacatttggacacacctactcattcaagggtttttctttatttttactattttctacattgtagaataatgatggaaacatcaaaactatgaaataacatagtaAATCACTActaaatcatgtagtaagcaaaaaaagtgttaaacaaatcaaaatatattttatatttgagattcttcaaagtagccaccctttgccttgatgacagctttgcacactcttggcattctttcaaccagcttcatgaggtagtcacctggaatgcatttcaattagcaggtgggccttgttaaaagttaatttgtggaatttctttccttcttaatgcgtttgagccaatcaggtagtggtggtatacagaagatagccctttttggtaaaataccaagtccatattatggcaagaacagctcaaatgggcaaagagaaatgacagtctatcgttactttaagacatgaaggtcagtcaatgcgtaaactttcaagaactttgaaagtttcttcaagtgcagttgcaaaaaccatcaagcgctatgatgaaactgactctcatgaggactgccacaggaaaaaaagacccagaattacctctgctgcagaggataatttcattagagttaccagcctcagaaattgcagtccaaataaatgcttcacagagttcaagtaacatctcaacatcaactgttcaaaggagactgtgtgaatcaggccttcatggtcaatttactgcaaagaaaccactactaaaggagactaataagaagaatagacttgcttgggccaagaaacatgagcaatgaacattagacaggtggaaatgtgtcctttggtctgatgagtccaaatttgagatgtttggttccaaccacaatctctgcatgtgtggttcccaccgtgaagcatggaagaggaggtgtgggggtgctttgctggtgacactgtcagtgatttatttagaattcaaggcacacttaaccagcatggctaacacagcattctgcagagatacgccatctggtttgcgcttagtgggactatcatttgtttttcaacaggacaatggcccaacacacctccaggctgtgtaaggactattttaccaagaaggagagtgatggagtgctgcatcagatgacctggcctccacaatcacccgacctaaacccaattgagatggtttgggatgagttagattgcagagtgaaggaaaagcagccaacaagtgctcagcatttgtggtaaatccttcaagactgttggaaaagcattccaggtgaagctggttgagaatgcccttgaataagtaggtgtgtccaaacttttgactggtactgaatataTTTATTTCCAGCACCTTTTAAATACACAGCTATACTCAAATCACTTTGTTGGCCAGAATTTGAGCAATTCTATTTAGAATGCATCACAGGACCAGGACAAAAAGTAACAAACAACATAACCCATAACATCAACATACCCACAGCTAAACCAGGATCACTGTTCATGGTCTGAACTATTTCCATGCCCTGCAATAAAAGAGGATTCGCTAATATCAGAATTCGTATCCACAATGAGCGTGACAAATATGCACAATGCAATTTACCATGCTTTAGTCTGTAGTCAATGCACTAGCATAGGCCTATTTATAATAACCAGTAGGTAGGAGGATAACCTTACTAAAGGGATATTTCAGCCTACAATCAAAGTTGTTCATGTGTTGAGCCAAAGAGGGAGGTCAAGGGTCACCTGATTGAGCACCACCCAATTGGGATCGATCTGGGCATCGCCCTCTGGATCCAGAATGACTGTCTGATAGGCTCTGAAGTCTGTCAGTGTGACCTCTGAACTCTCAGGGCACACATCAATCAGATCCCAGACTGAATCGTTGTCAAAGTCGTTCTCACACACGTCGCCCACCCCGttacctgggagaggagagggagatggccATAGTAAGACAGAGGGGCACTTTTGAAGCATGTAGCAATGCAAAGGTAAAAAATAAGCTAAAACTTCAAcattgaactatccctttaacggTTGGTtactgttaaagggatagttcactgtTCAAGTTTTAGTAACGGTTGGTTACTGTTAGAATCTTTCTGGTTGGGGTTGGTGATAAGTCTGCAGTTGTCTTGAATGTCTGGGATCCCGTCATTGTCATCGTCATCGTCACAGTCATCCCCAAGGCCATCGTTGTCCGAGTCCAGCTGGGAGCTGTTGGGATGGTCAGGGCAGTTGTCCCTGGAGTCCTGGTGACCGTCCCCATCCCTggaacacacatagacacattgGAATTCAGTTCAACTCCTAGGATGGGATTTCATTCAAGGAGTACTCTAGCGCAGTTCACTAGACAACCGACAATGCGCCTTAGGCATTTTAAACAACGTTCATGGTAAATGCTGCACATGTCGGCTCAatcgtaaattaccttttaaaatCCAGTATAGTGCGCTGCCCTATAACGCGCCTTGTATTGAATCCTGGCCCAAGTCATGTTATGTTCACTTATTTTGTTTGTACCGAAATAGTTAGTGTTTTTTGATCACCTAGAAAAACACCATCAGGAAGTTCTAACAACTGCAGCACAAAAACAAGCcccagcaggtgtgtgtgtctacttgTAAATgccagcaggtgtgtgtgtctacttgTAAATCCCAGCAGGTGTAAagtggctgtgtgtttttgtgaaTATGAGTGCAGCaggtgcatgtatgtgtgtgttagctaCAGCAGGTGTAGCGCTGTGTGACAGCTGTAGCAGTGTGAGtgcagtttgtgtgtgtttgtgtgcgggcgtgtgtgcgtgcatgtttaAATCAGAGACTCACGTGTCCTGGTCAGTGTCACACACATCCCCCACCAGGTCATTGTCAATGTCCGTCTAGGGGGAGAGGGTCAGAATAAACCAAAGACAAGACAAATGTGCAGCCTAAACCCCTATTCAGTGGCTGAATATCTTCTGTAGATCCACATTTTGGGAATTGGGGGTGTGTGAAGGTTATTTTACCTGCATGGGGTTGCTGATCTCAGGGCAGCTGTCACAGGCGTCTCCTACTCCGTCTCcgtccctgtctgtctgcatggggTTGGGGACCTTGGGGCAGTTGTCCAGCACGTTGGGGATACCTGAACACCAGGGTAAGACAGGGGGGAGACATGAGGGCCATCACCTAGTTGCTTAGATTTGCTATGTTAACAATGAGTGTAATGCCAACTTCAACGGCGGCACACAAAAAGGTCTCCCGGACATCTTGCCGttcatgtgtgagtgagtgtgagtgtgtgcgcaCGCGTCTGTGTGAATACACACCATCTCCATCTATGTCATTGTCACAGGCGTCTCCTTGCCCGTTGCTGTCCGTATCCTTCTGGTCAATGTTAGGGACATTGGGACAGTTGTCACAGGCGTCACCGAAAGAGTCTGTGTCTGAGTTCTGCTGATCTTTGTTGGGTTCTAGTCGACAGTTATCCTGCAAAATATAACAGTTATGGTCATGAGAAAAAATGAGAAACAATGACTTACAATCATACAAGTTATAttatcacacacatacacccagatACAATTACCACAGAGGGTCTgagatggaaacacacacacctccacattCTTGATGCCGTCCCCATCTGCGTCCTCGTCACACTGGTCTCCGATGCCATCGTTGTCTGCGTCCTCCTGGCCTGAGTTGGGTGTGTAAACACAGTTGTCCTGTTTACAGTGCTTGTCATTGTCCATACAGGGTAGAGAGCGGTCTGGGTATCCATCAATGTCTGTATCTGTGCCACAAGTGTTCCCATTACCGGCCCAGCCAATGTTGCACTGCAGAATGGAAGAAAAAAGAGCATTTTAAAACAAACCTACAATACATCTATAACatgggtgggcaattccagtccttgagagcctgattggtgtcacagttttgtcCCAgctccagctaacacacctgactccaataatcaccta is part of the Salvelinus fontinalis isolate EN_2023a chromosome 6, ASM2944872v1, whole genome shotgun sequence genome and harbors:
- the LOC129857602 gene encoding thrombospondin-3a-like, encoding MGARRDVPTFLALSTFIFIATCEPMDKQDMQVIDMLTLDSKTSVSAVEKVTGAMSVLSDIYIVSTFRLPPKMGGVLLGLYSKEENKKYLELAIMGKINKALVRYVREDGKIHTVNLQSANLADGRTHSIILRVGGLRRDNLHLELYVNCRLADSSQGLPPLVPFSAEKVEIRNGFKAYARLQGAVESLKMALGGSVAKAGALTDCPFQGDSSVYNTVGATAEVNSILGDHTKALIGQLIIFNQILGELREDIREQVKEMSLIRNTILECQVCGFHDPRSPCSPNPCFKGVSCMETFDYPGYRCGPCPEGMMGNGTHCQDIDECSIAQPCYSPGACINTVKGFSCELCPPGLWGPPVFGVGLEYAKHHKQECVDIDECIEVANACVPHSMCTNTIGSFRCGGCKVGYLGNQTVGCVPRRSCATLSFNPCDANAHCIIERNGEVSCACNIGWAGNGNTCGTDTDIDGYPDRSLPCMDNDKHCKQDNCVYTPNSGQEDADNDGIGDQCDEDADGDGIKNVEDNCRLEPNKDQQNSDTDSFGDACDNCPNVPNIDQKDTDSNGQGDACDNDIDGDGIPNVLDNCPKVPNPMQTDRDGDGVGDACDSCPEISNPMQTDIDNDLVGDVCDTDQDTDGDGHQDSRDNCPDHPNSSQLDSDNDGLGDDCDDDDDNDGIPDIQDNCRLITNPNQKDSNSNGVGDVCENDFDNDSVWDLIDVCPESSEVTLTDFRAYQTVILDPEGDAQIDPNWVVLNQGMEIVQTMNSDPGLAVGYTAFNGVDFEGTFHINTVTDDDYAGFIFGYQDSSSFYVVMWKQTEQTYWQSTPFRAMAQPGLQLKAVKSRTGPGEYLRNALWHTGDTNEEVKLLWSDPRNVGWRDKTSYRWQLSHRPQVGYIRVKLYEGTEIVADSGVVIDTTMRGGRLGVFCFSQENIIWSNLRYRCNDTVPDDFNPYRKQVLLHIKV